The following proteins are encoded in a genomic region of Aminivibrio pyruvatiphilus:
- a CDS encoding sensor domain-containing diguanylate cyclase, with product MESCGGVNFEHVVNISPVVSMVWLSGSRDVPCFVSGAIASFGYTPSDFTSGKVRYADIIHPADRDGLDLVPDCASRVYRIAAADGNWRWVSHRVCRLEHSPGVPDEFLWTLADITAHKEADVRLRKNEEDLQALLNAIPAVLLVVAEDGECLRVTGSPDTPLVKEAAGLVGKKVDEVLPPERGSELLIPVKRCIETETPQFFTFEISVGGRTYFQEARVSPFAGSFGGKRSAIVVALDATSRKELEDEIMLQAGHDPLGSPSNRGHFNRKLLFSLADAQRTSSSLAFFMIDLDHFNAVNEAIGRDMADLLLKGVARKIQGACRQDDILYRMEGVNFYLILPKLRNREEAAMTADRILGAVRTAAVGYSGNISLSATIGISLFPENGLDGKTLLRSAETALSSGKTAGGDCFVFAEPAPAGE from the coding sequence ATGGAGAGTTGCGGCGGAGTCAATTTCGAACACGTGGTCAACATCAGTCCGGTGGTTTCCATGGTCTGGCTTTCCGGCAGCAGGGACGTGCCGTGCTTCGTCTCGGGAGCCATCGCCTCCTTCGGATATACCCCTTCCGATTTCACCTCGGGGAAAGTCCGCTATGCAGATATCATCCACCCCGCCGACAGGGACGGGCTGGACCTGGTGCCGGACTGCGCATCCAGGGTGTACAGGATCGCCGCAGCAGACGGGAACTGGCGGTGGGTATCCCACAGGGTATGCCGCCTGGAGCACTCCCCCGGCGTTCCCGACGAATTTCTCTGGACTCTTGCGGACATAACGGCCCACAAGGAAGCGGACGTTCGTCTCAGGAAGAACGAAGAGGATCTCCAGGCACTGCTGAACGCCATTCCCGCGGTGCTTCTCGTCGTGGCGGAAGACGGGGAATGCCTCCGGGTCACCGGGTCGCCGGATACCCCCCTTGTGAAGGAAGCGGCCGGACTTGTGGGAAAGAAAGTTGACGAGGTGCTGCCCCCGGAACGGGGCAGTGAACTCCTCATTCCGGTGAAACGGTGTATCGAAACGGAAACCCCGCAGTTTTTCACCTTCGAGATTTCCGTCGGCGGGCGGACTTATTTCCAGGAGGCCCGGGTATCGCCCTTCGCCGGATCCTTCGGGGGAAAACGGTCGGCCATCGTGGTGGCCCTGGATGCCACATCCAGGAAGGAACTGGAGGATGAAATCATGCTCCAGGCAGGCCACGACCCCCTCGGAAGCCCGTCGAACAGGGGGCATTTCAACAGGAAGCTGCTCTTCTCCCTGGCGGACGCCCAGCGGACCAGTTCATCCCTGGCTTTTTTCATGATCGACCTGGACCATTTCAATGCGGTGAACGAGGCCATCGGACGGGACATGGCCGACCTCCTGCTTAAGGGAGTGGCCCGAAAAATTCAGGGCGCCTGCCGCCAGGACGACATCCTCTACCGAATGGAGGGAGTGAACTTCTACCTCATCCTCCCGAAGCTGCGGAACAGGGAGGAAGCCGCCATGACGGCGGACCGGATCCTCGGGGCGGTGCGAACGGCGGCCGTGGGGTACAGCGGGAACATTTCCCTGTCGGCCACCATCGGCATCAGCCTGTTCCCCGAAAACGGACTGGACGGGAAGACCCTCCTCCGGTCGGCGGAAACGGCTCTCTCCTCGGGGAAGACTGCGGGAGGCGACTGCTTCGTCTTTGCAGAACCCGCACCGGCCGGGGAATAG